One window of Entelurus aequoreus isolate RoL-2023_Sb linkage group LG06, RoL_Eaeq_v1.1, whole genome shotgun sequence genomic DNA carries:
- the LOC133652672 gene encoding mucin-2-like isoform X1: MDDLDALLADLESTTSHISKRPVFLPDETPYSIPTGGNYYQDLSAPPPVPPPPTAEALNGSLQDHKDSQHSSQQSLGSAQKSSWSGDRSSSPQSHTEEDHVYSFPNKQKSSDSSTAAMTSGLGSNLSELDRLLLELNAVQQSSPSFPTTEERAPPLPSTSITHYENGSTPEIRISPPPHEEPKRNGTKSDEARPTVESLLDELEGSVPSTSGLDSPTQQQARISASCATRELDELMASLSDFKPSSLGSLLHPTGATSTTSHLPVSTFIPPVASPFFSLSHPSTCASSLLSLPAGLELHIDEDGGDRGLSSSRLNHIPCHSPISSLSAASDLDFAADAFAIVPPSPSNLLQVMSQSASFSSGMQRTSSSPSTTPSLTSVNTVLDKTSQSPSPSVEQFSPSAAACSQSCSPDKMTNGSFVIHDPSLNHFASPLHPLTSSPSPLPATSSVSPPLTRFSCQTSSTASMANIISYVTFPASSIPSGHVLEPRPTAKSASPLVLHQLPLEEASLDEALDKLLAMSFSQNLSADPQLKMETHCLSRDAPEVQEFILPMDRNCAQPDTFTCTTNTMTDESVDGGTDANGELDWADEELSMSFHDGFDGTMTPYTERMYTDGSMTPLTEASWMDESMTPSTCPGTPDVALDLPLLQPPNMDRVSASGHVGISSLARCRLPLCSSQITFLFAIQSGASLPTSTCGSSTLCLSFVETATSNKTISKRAL; the protein is encoded by the exons ATGCCTTACTCGCTGACCTAGAGTCGACGACATCCCACATTTCAAAGCGACCCGTGTTTTTGCCTGATGAGACGCCCTACTCCATCCCCACCGGTGGAAACTATTACCAGGATCTATCAGCTCCACCTCCAGTACCCCCTCCACCAACAGCCGAGGCTCTCAACGGTTCACTGCAAGACCACAAAGACTCGCAGCACTCCTCTCAGCAG TCTCTAGGTTCGGCCCAAAAGAGCTCATGGTCGGGGGACAGAAGCAGTTCTCCACAGTCTCACACTGAAGAAGACCACGTCTACAG CTTTCCTAACAAACAGAAATCATCCGACTCATCGACAGCAGCCATGACCTCAGGCCTCGGCAGCAACCTCTCAGAACTTGACAGGCTACTGCTAGAGCTCAATGCGGTTCAACAGAGCTCCCCTTCGTTCCCCACTACAG AGGAGAGGGCACCGCCCTTGCCGTCCACGAGCATCACCCACTATGAAAATGGCAGTACTCCTGAAATCAGAATCAGCCCACCCCCTCATGAGGAGCCCAAGAGAAATGGAACAAAGTCGGATGAGGCTCGGCCAACAGTGGAGAGTCTTTTGGATGAGCTGGAGGGTTCAGTGCCCTCAACCAG TGGTTTGGACAGTCCCACTCAGCAGCAAGCACGGATTTCAGCTTCTTGTGCCACAAGAGAGTTGGACGAGCTGATGGCCTCCTTGTCTGACTTTAAG CCCAGCTCTTTGGGCTCTTTGCTGCACCCAACAGGAGCAACTTCTACCACTTCTCATCTTCCAGTCTCTACCTTCATCCCCCCAGTGGCTTCTCCTTTCTTCAGTCTGTCCCACCCATCTACCTGTGCCTCTTCTTTGTTGTCTCTGCCTGCTGGTCTGGAGCTGCACATAGATGAGGACGGGGGAGACCGAGGCTTGTCATCGTCCCGTCTGAATCATATTCCCTGCCACAGTCCTATCTCGTCCCTCTCTGCGGCCAGTGACCTCGACTTTGCAGCAGATGCCTTTGCCATTGTGCCCCCGTCCCCAAGCAATTTGCTGCAAGTCATGTCACAGTCGGCGTCTTTTAGCTCCGGCATGCAGAGAACCAGTTCAAGCCCATCCACTACTCCCTCACTGACCTCAGTAAACACCGTCCTGGACAAGACCTCACAGTCACCTAGTCCATCTGTAGAGCAGTTTTCACCCTCAGCTGCTGCTTGTAGTCAGTCTTGTTCACCTGACAAAATGACCAATGGGTCTTTTGTCATCCATGATCCTAGTTTGAATCACTTTGCTTCTCCCCTTCACCCACTCACCTCTTCACCTTCACCACTCCCTGCTACGTCCTCAGTATCGCCCCCCCTCACAAGGTTTTCCTGCCAAACCTCCTCTACAGCTTCTATGGCAAACATCATTTCCTATGTGACCTTCCCGGCTTCTTCAATCCCCAGTGGACATGTGCTGGAGCCAAGACCCACAGCCAAGAGCGCCAGCCCCCTCGTTCTGCATCAACTCCCTTTAGAGGAAGCCTCCCTGGATGAAGCGCTGGACAAGCTGCTAGCGATGAGTTTTTCACAGAATCTGTCAGCTGACCCGCAGCTGAAGATGGAGACACATTGTCTCAGCAGAGATGCCCCAGAAGTGCAGGAGTTCATCCTTCCCATGGACAGAAACTGTGCGCAGCCCGACACTTTCACCTGTACCACCAACACCATGACTGACGAATCAGTGGACGGAGGTACCGACGCCAATGGAGAGCTGGACTGGGCCGATGAGGAGCTGTCCATGTCTTTCCATGACGGTTTTGATGGCACCATGACGCCTTATACCGAGAGAATGTACACAGATGGCAGCATGACCCCGCTGACAGAAGCCAGCTGGATGGACGAGTCCATGACACCGTCCACATGCCCCGGGACGCCTGACGTTGCCCTGGATTTGCCTTTGCTGCAGCCTCCCAATATGGACAGAGTCTCTGCATCGGGTCATGTAGGCATTTCCTCTCTTGCTAGATGCAGGTTGCCTTTGTGTTCCTCACAGATAACGTTTTTGTTTGCTATTCAGAGTGGTGCATCTCTACCAACTAGTACCTGTGGCAGTTCTACTCTGTGCTTGTCATTTGTAGAGACCGCAACATCAAATAAAACGATCAGTAAAAGGGCTTTGTAA